Proteins found in one Sorghum bicolor cultivar BTx623 chromosome 1, Sorghum_bicolor_NCBIv3, whole genome shotgun sequence genomic segment:
- the LOC8064516 gene encoding uncharacterized protein LOC8064516, with protein MGRPRPKRGERRIDAAIDHLAQYGFAKPQIRKIINELLQLYGKDGWVFLEEGSYRVVLDKLLEEQMQEDQKQEAAAAEEASPQNESHSALELQASPNSSPRLECVLPLPSAKGPPRARPPCYGWISEESGTESEPEDREILSDVPKNDIPNPVETLPSKRKRPSRWDVRPN; from the exons ATGGGACGGCCGAGGCCCAAGAGAGGAGAACGGCGGATCGACGCCGCCATTGACCACCTCGCCCAGTACGGCTTCGCCAAGCCCCAAATCCGCAAGATCATCAACGAACTCCTGCAG CTGTATGGGAAAGATGGGTGGGTGTTCCTGGAGGAGGGATCATACCGTGTCGTCCTTGACAAACTCCTGGAAGAACAGATGCAGGAGGATCAG AAACAAGAAGCAGCGGCTGCAGAAGAGGCATCACCACAAAATGAATCTCACTCAGCCCTTGAACTGCAAGCTTCTCCGAACAGTTCACCTCGCTTGGAATGTGTACTGCCACTGCCTTCAGCCAAAGGACCACCTCGTGCAAGGCCTCCCTGCTATGGATGGATTAGTGAAGAGTCCGGGACTGAGAGTGAACCAGAGGATAGAGAAATACTTTCTGATGTACCAAAAAACGATATACCAAATCCTGTGGAAACTTTGCCTTCTAAGAGGAAGCGACCAAGTAGATGGGATGTGCGCCCTAACTG A
- the LOC8064517 gene encoding UDP-glucose 6-dehydrogenase 2 isoform X1: MKITVFLLVLVDCADRVTMVKICCIGAGYVGGPTMAVIALKCPAIEVVVVDISEPRIAGWNSERLPIYEPGLDDVVKQCRGRNLFFSTEVHRHVGDADIVFVSVNTPTKTCGLGAGKAADLTYWESAARMIADVSRSDKIVVEKSTVPVKTAEAIEKILVHNSRGVRYQILSNPEFLAEGTAVQDLFAPDRVLIGGRETPEGRAAVAKLRDVYAQWVPGDRIITTNLWSAELSKLAANAFLAQRISSVNAISALCEATGADITEVAHSVGRDARIGPRFLSASVGFGGSCFQKDILNLVYICECYGLPEVAAYWREVIRINDHQKSRFVKCVVSSMFNTVAGKKIAVLGFAFKKDTGDTRETPAIDVCNGLLGDKAVISIYDPQVTGEQVSRDLAMNKFDWDHPRHLQPLSATDLAKQVAVAPDAYEAARDAHAVCILTEWDEFRTLDYKRMFDAMHKPAFIFDGRNVVDPAKLREIGFVVYAIGKPLDDWLKDMPAVA, from the exons ATGAAGATTACCGTGTTCTTGCTAGTACTAGTAGACT GTGCCGATCGAGTGACCATGGTGAAGATCTGCTGCATCGGCGCCGGGTACGTGGGCGGGCCGACGATGGCGGTGATCGCGCTCAAGTGCCCCGCCatcgaggtggtggtggtggacatCTCGGAGCCGCGCATCGCCGGGTGGAACAGCGAGCGCCTCCCGATCTACGAGCCTGGGCTGGACGACGTCGTGAAGCAGTGCCGCGGCCGCAACCTCTTCTTCAGCACCGAGGTGCACCGCCACGTGGGCGACGCCGACATCGTCTTCGTCTCCGTCAACACCCCGACCAAGACGTGCGGCCTGGGCGCCGGCAAGGCCGCCGACCTCACCTACTGGGAGAGCGCGGCGCGCATGATCGCCGACGTCTCCCGCTCCGACAAGATCGTGGTGGAGAAGTCCACGGTGCCCGTCAAGACCGCCGAGGCCATCGAGAAGATCCTGGTGCACAACAGCCGGGGCGTGCGGTACCAGATCCTGTCCAACCCGGAGTTCCTGGCGGAAGGCACGGCGGTGCAGGACCTGTTCGCGCCCGACCGCGTGCTCATCGGCGGCCGCGAGACCCCCGAGggccgcgccgccgtcgccaagCTCCGGGACGTGTACGCGCAGTGGGTGCCCGGCGACCGCATCATCACCACCAACCTGTGGTCCGCCGAGCTGTCCAAGCTCGCCGCCAACGCGTTCCTGGCGCAGCGCATCTCCTCCGTGAACGCCATCTCCGCGCTCTGCGAGGCCACCGGCGCCGACATCACCGAGGTGGCGCACTCCGTGGGGAGGGACGCGCGCATCGGCCCGCGGTTCCTCTCCGCCAGCGTCGGCTTCGGCGGGTCCTGCTTCCAGAAGGACATCCTGAACCTCGTCTACATCTGCGAGTGCTACGGCCTCCCCGAGGTGGCCGCCTACTGGAGGGAGGTGATCCGGATCAACGACCACCAGAAGAGCCGCTTCGTGAAATGCGTCGTCTCCTCCATGTTCAACACCGTCGCCGGCAAGAAGATCGCCGTGCTCGGGTTCGCATTCAAGAAGGACACGGGGGACACCCGCGAGACGCCGGCCATCGACGTCTGCAACGGCCTGCTCGGGGACAAGGCCGTCATCAGCATCTACGACCCGCAGGTGACCGGGGAGCAGGTGTCGCGGGACCTCGCCATGAACAAGTTCGACTGGGACCACCCGCGCCACCTGCAGCCGCTCAGCGCCACCGACCTGGCCAAGCAGGTCGCCGTCGCGCCGGACGCCTACGAGGCGGCGCGCGACGCGCACGCCGTCTGCATCCTCACCGAGTGGGACGAGTTCAGGACGCTCGACTACAAGCGCATGTTCGACGCCATGCACAAGCCGGCGTTCATCTTCGACGGCCGGAACGTCGTCGACCCCGCCAAGCTCCGGGAGATCGGCTTCGTCGTCTACGCCATCGGCAAGCCGCTCGACGATTGGCTCAAGGACATGCCAGCCGTCGCGTGA
- the LOC8064517 gene encoding UDP-glucose 6-dehydrogenase 2 isoform X2 — protein MVKICCIGAGYVGGPTMAVIALKCPAIEVVVVDISEPRIAGWNSERLPIYEPGLDDVVKQCRGRNLFFSTEVHRHVGDADIVFVSVNTPTKTCGLGAGKAADLTYWESAARMIADVSRSDKIVVEKSTVPVKTAEAIEKILVHNSRGVRYQILSNPEFLAEGTAVQDLFAPDRVLIGGRETPEGRAAVAKLRDVYAQWVPGDRIITTNLWSAELSKLAANAFLAQRISSVNAISALCEATGADITEVAHSVGRDARIGPRFLSASVGFGGSCFQKDILNLVYICECYGLPEVAAYWREVIRINDHQKSRFVKCVVSSMFNTVAGKKIAVLGFAFKKDTGDTRETPAIDVCNGLLGDKAVISIYDPQVTGEQVSRDLAMNKFDWDHPRHLQPLSATDLAKQVAVAPDAYEAARDAHAVCILTEWDEFRTLDYKRMFDAMHKPAFIFDGRNVVDPAKLREIGFVVYAIGKPLDDWLKDMPAVA, from the coding sequence ATGGTGAAGATCTGCTGCATCGGCGCCGGGTACGTGGGCGGGCCGACGATGGCGGTGATCGCGCTCAAGTGCCCCGCCatcgaggtggtggtggtggacatCTCGGAGCCGCGCATCGCCGGGTGGAACAGCGAGCGCCTCCCGATCTACGAGCCTGGGCTGGACGACGTCGTGAAGCAGTGCCGCGGCCGCAACCTCTTCTTCAGCACCGAGGTGCACCGCCACGTGGGCGACGCCGACATCGTCTTCGTCTCCGTCAACACCCCGACCAAGACGTGCGGCCTGGGCGCCGGCAAGGCCGCCGACCTCACCTACTGGGAGAGCGCGGCGCGCATGATCGCCGACGTCTCCCGCTCCGACAAGATCGTGGTGGAGAAGTCCACGGTGCCCGTCAAGACCGCCGAGGCCATCGAGAAGATCCTGGTGCACAACAGCCGGGGCGTGCGGTACCAGATCCTGTCCAACCCGGAGTTCCTGGCGGAAGGCACGGCGGTGCAGGACCTGTTCGCGCCCGACCGCGTGCTCATCGGCGGCCGCGAGACCCCCGAGggccgcgccgccgtcgccaagCTCCGGGACGTGTACGCGCAGTGGGTGCCCGGCGACCGCATCATCACCACCAACCTGTGGTCCGCCGAGCTGTCCAAGCTCGCCGCCAACGCGTTCCTGGCGCAGCGCATCTCCTCCGTGAACGCCATCTCCGCGCTCTGCGAGGCCACCGGCGCCGACATCACCGAGGTGGCGCACTCCGTGGGGAGGGACGCGCGCATCGGCCCGCGGTTCCTCTCCGCCAGCGTCGGCTTCGGCGGGTCCTGCTTCCAGAAGGACATCCTGAACCTCGTCTACATCTGCGAGTGCTACGGCCTCCCCGAGGTGGCCGCCTACTGGAGGGAGGTGATCCGGATCAACGACCACCAGAAGAGCCGCTTCGTGAAATGCGTCGTCTCCTCCATGTTCAACACCGTCGCCGGCAAGAAGATCGCCGTGCTCGGGTTCGCATTCAAGAAGGACACGGGGGACACCCGCGAGACGCCGGCCATCGACGTCTGCAACGGCCTGCTCGGGGACAAGGCCGTCATCAGCATCTACGACCCGCAGGTGACCGGGGAGCAGGTGTCGCGGGACCTCGCCATGAACAAGTTCGACTGGGACCACCCGCGCCACCTGCAGCCGCTCAGCGCCACCGACCTGGCCAAGCAGGTCGCCGTCGCGCCGGACGCCTACGAGGCGGCGCGCGACGCGCACGCCGTCTGCATCCTCACCGAGTGGGACGAGTTCAGGACGCTCGACTACAAGCGCATGTTCGACGCCATGCACAAGCCGGCGTTCATCTTCGACGGCCGGAACGTCGTCGACCCCGCCAAGCTCCGGGAGATCGGCTTCGTCGTCTACGCCATCGGCAAGCCGCTCGACGATTGGCTCAAGGACATGCCAGCCGTCGCGTGA
- the LOC8064518 gene encoding uncharacterized protein LOC8064518 isoform X1 produces MGMVDIRKSCLTLLDGSSLKFSSKDIGLIFGIPASGKKISEAGQLDKTEKERMKLQCWPLSGKDQQSIKAVEELVGTKYSSDMTPDQEDAFRVAFVVFVMSTLFVPGAKHDYVHVDYWGALSNPKKIHEFDWAAYVHKRLIASAAKYKADTETGSKAPNITGCYLFLQMFYLDNMDISNWSMDHVVRPRISCFTYDKLRNMIAADTHQRHSMKSAFVFGKSSTKFSSGY; encoded by the exons ATGGGGATGGTAGATATAAGAAAGTCTTGTCTAACCTTGCTTGATGGGAGCAGCTTGAAGTTTTCCAGTAAAGATATCGGCCTAATCTTTGGAATACCAGCTAGCGGTAAAAAAATCAGTGAGGCTGGACAACTGGACAAGACGGAGAAAGAGAGAATGAAGCTTCAATGCTGGCCATTATCAGGTAAAGATCAACAGAGTATAAAGGCAGTTGAAGAGCTAGTCGGTACTAAGTACAGCAGTGACATGACACCCGACCAAGAGGATGCTTTCAGAGTTGcttttgtggtatttgtaaTGTCGACCCTATTTGTGCCAGGAGCAAAGCATGATTATGTGCACGTCGACTACTGGGGCGCCCTGTCCAACCCCAAAAAAATTCATGAGTTCGACTGGGCTGCCTATGTCCATAAAAGGTTAATTGCATCAGCTGCGAAATATAAAGCCGACACTGAAACTGGAAGCAAGGCACCCAATATAACCGGCTGTTATCTTTTCCTACAG ATGTTCTACTTAGACAACATGGATATCAGCAATTGGTCCATGGATCATGTAGTGCGGCCACGCATTTCATGTTTCACCTACGATAAATTGCGCAACATGATCGCAGCAGACACCCACCAGAGACATTCCATGAAGTCAGCGTTTGTGTTCGGCAAATCAAGCACAAAGTTTTCTTCTGGTTATTAA
- the LOC8064518 gene encoding uncharacterized protein LOC8064518 isoform X2 gives MGMVDIRKSCLTLLDGSSLKFSSKDIGLIFGIPASGKKISEAGQLDKTEKERMKLQCWPLSGAKHDYVHVDYWGALSNPKKIHEFDWAAYVHKRLIASAAKYKADTETGSKAPNITGCYLFLQMFYLDNMDISNWSMDHVVRPRISCFTYDKLRNMIAADTHQRHSMKSAFVFGKSSTKFSSGY, from the exons ATGGGGATGGTAGATATAAGAAAGTCTTGTCTAACCTTGCTTGATGGGAGCAGCTTGAAGTTTTCCAGTAAAGATATCGGCCTAATCTTTGGAATACCAGCTAGCGGTAAAAAAATCAGTGAGGCTGGACAACTGGACAAGACGGAGAAAGAGAGAATGAAGCTTCAATGCTGGCCATTATCAG GAGCAAAGCATGATTATGTGCACGTCGACTACTGGGGCGCCCTGTCCAACCCCAAAAAAATTCATGAGTTCGACTGGGCTGCCTATGTCCATAAAAGGTTAATTGCATCAGCTGCGAAATATAAAGCCGACACTGAAACTGGAAGCAAGGCACCCAATATAACCGGCTGTTATCTTTTCCTACAG ATGTTCTACTTAGACAACATGGATATCAGCAATTGGTCCATGGATCATGTAGTGCGGCCACGCATTTCATGTTTCACCTACGATAAATTGCGCAACATGATCGCAGCAGACACCCACCAGAGACATTCCATGAAGTCAGCGTTTGTGTTCGGCAAATCAAGCACAAAGTTTTCTTCTGGTTATTAA